In Sulfurovum xiamenensis, a genomic segment contains:
- the nagA gene encoding N-acetylglucosamine-6-phosphate deacetylase, with the protein MKCDKQMKAITNAKLLINDEIVEGKTLLFDNKIVNITEGTDLEGIETIDAKGAYVSAGFIDLHIHGSGGSDVMDATPTALETLSTTLLHTGTTSFLATTMTMSDKAIDKALQNIQRHARKVTGAKILGIHLEGPFINASKHGAQDKAYVQEPSLALIEKYMQEVKMITLAPEVEGGEDFIKLVAKEYPHIILSIGHSDASYEAAQESFAWGISHATHLFNAMNPYHHRKPGIVGAVFDSDVTCDIIADLVHTHPTTLELVQKIKKEKLIFITDAMRAGCMKCGIYDLGGQSVEVDGGKAVLQDGTLAGSILKMNEALSNMSKHTSMELVEIVNAVTKIPAAKLGIPKGVLREGYDADIVIFDENFSIISTIVNGEVKYRR; encoded by the coding sequence ATGAAGTGTGACAAACAGATGAAAGCGATCACAAATGCAAAACTTCTTATCAATGATGAGATCGTAGAGGGTAAGACGCTTCTGTTTGACAACAAGATTGTCAATATTACAGAGGGAACAGACTTGGAAGGCATTGAGACGATTGATGCAAAGGGTGCTTATGTGAGTGCAGGATTTATCGATCTGCATATACATGGGAGTGGCGGGAGTGATGTGATGGACGCTACGCCAACTGCTCTTGAAACACTTTCGACGACTTTGCTTCATACGGGAACTACTTCTTTTTTGGCTACCACGATGACCATGTCAGACAAGGCGATTGACAAGGCATTACAAAACATTCAACGACATGCCAGAAAAGTCACAGGAGCAAAAATACTGGGTATCCATCTTGAGGGACCTTTTATTAATGCTTCCAAACATGGTGCACAGGACAAAGCATATGTTCAGGAACCCAGTCTTGCACTGATAGAGAAGTATATGCAGGAAGTGAAAATGATCACATTGGCACCCGAAGTAGAGGGAGGTGAAGATTTTATCAAGCTTGTGGCAAAAGAGTATCCGCATATTATTTTAAGTATCGGACATTCTGATGCCAGCTATGAAGCAGCGCAGGAGAGTTTTGCCTGGGGTATTTCTCATGCAACACATCTTTTCAATGCCATGAACCCCTATCATCACAGAAAACCCGGGATCGTAGGCGCGGTCTTTGACTCGGATGTGACCTGTGACATTATCGCTGATTTGGTACATACACATCCTACTACGCTTGAACTGGTACAGAAGATCAAAAAAGAGAAGCTGATATTTATCACCGATGCGATGCGGGCGGGATGTATGAAATGTGGCATCTATGATCTGGGTGGACAAAGTGTCGAGGTAGATGGAGGCAAAGCAGTACTTCAAGATGGGACACTTGCTGGTTCTATACTGAAGATGAATGAAGCATTGTCAAATATGAGTAAACATACCTCAATGGAACTTGTTGAAATTGTCAATGCTGTGACAAAGATACCGGCAGCAAAACTGGGTATACCTAAAGGGGTACTGCGAGAAGGCTATGATGCGGATATAGTCATCTTTGATGAAAATTTCAGTATCATATCAACCATAGTGAATGGTGAAGTAAAGTATAGAAGGTAG
- a CDS encoding long-chain-fatty-acid--CoA ligase: MDYKFNNFYELIAYQSKKRGKKVALFVDDEKITYADILVAADKLAAFLVDQGVKKGDKIAFFLRNSPEFVYTIFAASKLGAIVVPVNTFLKEDELSYILEDSGSSVLVASAIHEKVVNRSKAINLCNCIIWEGEKSVQGEQHYTFEEALKTDLSVTHTDTALEDTAVIIYTSGTTGKPKGAMLSHKNIFSNGSSGMKHIHVKPRDRGIVFLPMFHSFTFSIAVMLPMYVGMSIVIIKSIQPFSNIFKQTLLKRVTLFFGIPDVYNALAKAKLPWYFMWFNNIRAFISGAAALQAKTLDAMAKKFKRATLLEGYGLSEASPAVCMNTLKKQKAGSVGTALYGYQIKIVDHELNEVHRGAIGDIIVKGDNVMQGYLNRPTATEETIIKGWLLTGDVGYMDDEDFLFIVDRKKDLIISKGINIYPREVEEVIDRFEGISASAVIGIHDEKSGEVPVAYVELEEGIENLDEAALKAYMREHLANYKIPKQTHVIPTLPKNATGKVLKRVLKEHLRDEV, translated from the coding sequence ATGGACTACAAGTTTAACAACTTTTATGAACTTATTGCCTATCAGTCTAAAAAACGGGGAAAAAAAGTCGCGCTGTTTGTGGATGATGAGAAGATCACTTATGCAGATATTTTAGTAGCAGCAGATAAACTGGCTGCTTTTCTCGTGGATCAAGGTGTAAAAAAGGGTGATAAGATCGCATTTTTTTTACGTAACTCTCCTGAGTTCGTCTATACGATCTTTGCTGCTTCAAAACTGGGGGCTATTGTTGTCCCTGTCAACACCTTTTTAAAAGAAGATGAACTGAGTTATATTTTAGAGGACAGTGGGTCTTCCGTACTTGTCGCCTCTGCTATCCACGAGAAAGTTGTCAACCGCAGCAAAGCGATCAACTTGTGTAACTGTATTATTTGGGAAGGGGAGAAGAGTGTCCAGGGAGAACAACATTATACGTTTGAAGAAGCATTAAAAACAGACCTGTCTGTTACCCATACCGATACAGCCTTGGAAGATACAGCAGTGATCATCTATACTTCTGGAACAACCGGAAAACCCAAAGGTGCGATGTTGAGCCATAAGAATATTTTTTCAAACGGAAGTTCTGGTATGAAGCACATTCATGTGAAACCCAGAGACAGAGGGATCGTATTTCTTCCCATGTTCCACTCTTTTACCTTTTCTATCGCTGTAATGCTCCCTATGTATGTAGGCATGAGTATTGTGATCATCAAATCAATTCAGCCTTTCTCCAATATCTTTAAACAGACACTGTTAAAACGGGTGACACTTTTCTTTGGTATCCCCGATGTCTATAATGCATTGGCAAAGGCTAAACTCCCATGGTATTTTATGTGGTTCAATAATATACGGGCATTTATTTCCGGAGCTGCCGCCCTACAGGCTAAAACACTGGATGCGATGGCAAAAAAGTTTAAAAGAGCTACACTGCTTGAGGGGTATGGCCTTAGCGAAGCAAGTCCTGCAGTGTGTATGAATACGCTGAAAAAACAAAAGGCAGGGTCTGTAGGTACAGCTTTATATGGCTATCAGATCAAGATCGTAGATCATGAGTTGAATGAAGTGCATCGTGGTGCCATAGGAGATATTATTGTAAAAGGTGACAATGTCATGCAAGGGTATCTTAACCGTCCTACTGCAACAGAAGAGACGATCATCAAAGGTTGGTTGCTTACAGGTGATGTAGGATATATGGATGATGAAGATTTTTTGTTCATCGTAGATAGAAAAAAAGATCTTATTATCTCAAAAGGTATCAATATCTATCCTCGTGAGGTAGAAGAGGTCATAGACAGATTTGAGGGGATATCCGCATCTGCTGTTATAGGTATTCATGATGAAAAGAGCGGTGAAGTGCCTGTTGCCTATGTGGAACTTGAAGAGGGGATAGAGAATCTTGATGAAGCTGCCTTAAAAGCATATATGAGAGAGCATCTTGCCAACTATAAAATACCAAAACAGACGCATGTAATACCGACATTGCCGAAAAATGCTACGGGTAAAGTACTAAAACGTGTGCTCAAAGAACATCTCAGGGATGAAGTGTGA